Proteins from a genomic interval of Plasmodium sp. gorilla clade G2 genome assembly, chromosome: 10:
- a CDS encoding 26S proteasome regulatory subunit RPN9, putative yields MSEMDQYSHINKYLNENEEILLKELKGKYEFMDMEEIKNCKEKKLHHELTLEVQKFVNNKNVELIDKFRLFYTYLSPLITKLKKTIYAELLYIVTVNFDAKWTIEYIKESEKNLENDKDAIIIYRCILILKYIELEDYKNCEIEIENTKNMLQGVIGINIVAHKFYNYALMCYYKALKKSDLYVKYALLYLAYTPLNDLNDNDKIDIGTYICMHSIISENVYNIGEIIQLPLINVCIKNNEETNWLYELIYIYNEGNINAFNETIEKYNYNINNCILKNYQHNMLKKMTLLALMDLAFKKKKQREDITFNEIAQHCKININEVEKMLITAKSKNIIKCKIDEIQKTVKITWVKPRVLNNEKIYFMKESIDKWINNSKNLITYMEDLSVELLIS; encoded by the coding sequence ATGAGTGAAATGGATCAATATAgtcatattaataaatatttaaacgaaaatgaagaaattcTTTTGAAAGAATTAAAAGGGAAATATGAATTTATGGATATGGAAGAAATAAAGAATTGCAAAGAGAAGAAACTTCATCATGAATTAACATTAGAAGTTCAGAaatttgtaaataataaaaatgtggaATTGATAGATAAATTTcgtttattttatacatatttatcaccattaataacaaaattaaaaaagacgATATATgctgaattattatatatagtaacAGTAAATTTTGATGCAAAATGGAcaatagaatatataaaagaatctGAAAAGAATTTAGAAAATGATAAGGATgctataataatatatagatgtattttaatattaaaatatatagaattagaagattataaaaattgtgaaatagaaattgaaaatacaaaaaatatgttacAAGGAGTTATAGGTATAAATATAGTAGctcataaattttataattatgcaTTAATGTGTTATTATAAAGCTTTAAAAAAATCagatttatatgtaaaatatgcACTGTTATATTTAGCATATACACCATTAAAtgatttaaatgataatgataaaatagatattggaacatatatatgtatgcatTCTATTATTAGTgaaaatgtttataatattggTGAAATTATACAATTACCTTTAATAaatgtatgtataaaaaataatgaagaaactAATTGGCtatatgaattaatatatatatataatgaaggTAATATTAATGCTTTTAATGAAActattgaaaaatataattataatattaataattgtaTTCTAAAAAATTATCAACATAATATGCTCAAAAAAATGACACTACTAGCATTAATGGATCTAgctttcaaaaaaaaaaaacaaagagAAGATATCACATTTAATGAAATCGCACAACActgtaaaataaatatcaatGAAGTTGAAAAAATGCTAATTACAGccaaaagtaaaaatattattaaatgcaAAATTGATGAAATTCAAAAAACTGTTAAAATTACATGGGTCAAACCAAGAGTacttaataatgaaaaaatttattttatgaaagAAAGTATAGATAAATGGATCAACAATTCTAAAAACCTCATAACATATATGGAAGACTTATCAGTCGAATTATTGATATcgtga
- a CDS encoding tRNA N6-adenosine threonylcarbamoyltransferase, translating into MEVNKKENGKKYILGIEGSANKLGISIINEDMNILINMRRTYISEIGCGFIPREISAHHKYYIIDMIKNCLKKLNIKISDITLICYTKGPGIGSALYIGYNVAKILYSYFNIPVVGVNHCIAHIEMGIYITKLYNPIVLYVSGSNTQIIYYNDHKKKYEIIGETLDIAIGNVIDRSARILKISNAPSPGYNVELLARKKYLLNILKKKKNNKSNMKQEQEAKDNNINTDELNDKQMNDNKKSEDFTELLFFPYTIKGMDISFSGYDFYITKYFCKYMNKKSKALNKEGKKMVDQSCHEKGKDKQNGNKIKYNEKKHKDEEDKEEEDKDEEDNDEEDKDEEDNEEENKDEEDNEEYKKYTHNERNKKCKIQKISEQTIHVNQNEVEKENFEHTQLLNDNKKIDDDMLKENIDNYHNNVKDDIQDNHKGKVQNINDDDNNSNTLQNNNKLFYVAGLKGNSYYEDNIIFESEDKENYGENDQYNDDNCSIETASDFYEKSLNEEEHDIINLTDEEKRKIQICYSLQHHIFSMLIEITERAIAFTNSKEVIIVGGVGCNLFLQNMMKKMAKQKNIKIGFMDHSYCVDNGAMIAYTGYLEYIHAKNKDIYNFNNITIHQRYRTDDVFVTWK; encoded by the coding sequence ATGGAGGTTAACAAAAAAGAGAATgggaagaaatatattttaggCATAGAAGGGAGCGCGAATAAATTGGGCATAAGtattataaatgaagatatgaatatattaataaatatgagaAGGACATATATATCTGAAATAGGATGTGGATTTATACCTAGAGAAATTAGTGCtcatcataaatattatataatagatatgataaagaattgtttaaaaaaattaaatataaaaataagtgATATTACCTTAATATGTTACACAAAAGGCCCAGGTATAGGATCAGCTCTTTATATAGGTTATAATGTagcaaaaattttatattcttattttaatataccaGTGGTTGGAGTTAATCATTGTATTGCTCATATAGAAatgggtatatatataacaaaattatataaccCTATAGTTCTTTATGTAAGTGGAAGTAATAcacaaattatttattataatgatcataaaaagaaatatgaaaTTATAGGAGAAACATTAGATATTGCCATAGGTAATGTTATTGATCGATCAGCaagaattttaaaaatttcaaATGCACCCTCACCAGGATATAATGTAGAACTCTTAGctagaaaaaaatatctactaaatattttgaaaaaaaaaaaaaataataaaagtaatatgAAACAAGAACAAGAAGccaaagataataatatcaacacagatgaattaaatgataaacaaatgaatgataataaaaaaagtgaaGACTTTAcagaattattattctttccTTATACTATTAAAGGTATGGATATATCTTTTAGTGGTTAcgatttttatattaccaAATATTTTTgcaaatatatgaataaaaagtCTAAAGCTCTAAATAAGGAGGGAAAAAAAATGGTCGATCAAAGTTGTCATGAAAAAGGTAAGGATAAACAAAAtggtaataaaataaaatataatgaaaagaaaCACAAAGACGAAGAAGacaaagaagaagaagacaAAGACGAAGAAGACAATGACGAAGAAGACAAAGACGAAGAAGacaatgaagaagaaaacaaAGACGAAGAAGAcaatgaagaatataaaaagtatacACATAacgaaagaaataaaaaatgtaaaatacaaaaaataagtGAACAAACAATTCATGTTAATCAAAATGAAgtagaaaaagaaaacttTGAACATACCCAACTTTTAAatgataacaaaaaaattgatGATGATATgcttaaagaaaatatagataattatcataataatgtaaaagATGACATTCAAGATAATCATAAAGGTAAAGtgcaaaatataaatgatgatgataataatagtaatactcttcaaaataataataaattgtttTATGTTGCTGGTCTTAAAGGTAATTCCTACtatgaagataatataatttttgaaaGTGAAGATAAAGAAAACTATGGAGAAAATGACcaatataatgatgataattgtTCTATTGAAACTGCTAGTGATTTCTATGAAAAAAgtttaaatgaagaagaacaTGATATAATTAATCTTACAGATGAagaaaagagaaaaatacaaatatgttATAGCTTACAACATCATATTTTTAGTATGCTTATTGAAATTACAGAAAGAGCTATAGCATTTACAAATAGTAAAGAGGTTATAATTGTAGGAGGAGTTGGATgtaatttatttcttcagaatatgatgaaaaaaatggctaaacaaaaaaatattaaaattggaTTCATGGATCATAGTTATTGTGTTGATAATGGAGCTATGATTGCATATACGGGTTATTTAGAATATATACATGCAAAAAATAaagacatatataattttaataatataaccaTTCATCAGAGATATCGAACTGATGATGTATTTGTAACATGGAAATGa
- a CDS encoding RNA methyltransferase, putative: MYILTSMTLNNMKEEKKNCNDDNLPTNGDINDKGMSIISCINNNLKKKDSDEKIKIYVVIYNIGKKKNVGSIVRSCVAFNVHKIFIVGKRKKEINFFGNMGTYDYITIEYFDNIYELKEYLKKNDILLYACEITENALSITTNPYENKDTAFLFGNEGTGIHDNVLKICDKIIYIPQYGKGTASLNVSVSCAIILQNFAVWANYEQAEIQNKKFIVQKKMNKLQKYLNPTDDMLKQIHFKRSLRSQKKIENHIISLENFI, encoded by the coding sequence atgtatatattaacaagtatgactttaaataatatgaaagaagaaaaaaaaaattgtaatgatgataatttacCTACAAATGGAGATATAAATGACAAAGGTATGAGTATCATAtcatgtataaataataatttaaaaaaaaaagattcagatgaaaaaattaaaatatatgttgttatatataacataggaaagaagaaaaatgtGGGAAGTATAGTTCGAAGTTGTGTTGCTTTTAATgttcataaaatatttattgttggtaaaagaaagaaagaaataaatttttttggtAATATGGGtacatatgattatataactatagaatattttgataatatttatgaattaaaagaatatttaaaaaaaaatgatatattattatatgcatGTGAAATTACTGAGAATGCTTTATCTATTACTACAAATCCTTATGAAAATAAGGATACTGCTTTTTTATTTGGAAATGAAGGAACAGGGATTCATgataatgttttaaaaatatgtgacaaaattatttatattccaCAATATGGAAAAGGTACTGCTTCATTAAACGTATCTGTATCGTGTGCtattattttacaaaattttGCTGTGTGGGCAAATTATGAACAAGCtgaaatacaaaataaaaaatttattgtacaaaaaaaaatgaataaattgcagaaatatttaaatccAACTGATGATATGTTGAAACAAATACATTTTAAAAGATCCTTAAGATCTcagaaaaaaattgaaaatcaTATCATATCATTGGAAAACTtcatatga
- a CDS encoding calmodulin, putative codes for MQVNFPEDKIDLFEKNFNLIDNNNDKKISAEEFKILIRVLGQTISEKDLDEIINKHFEDGIDECVKDQKDNEEKNNKSFNNVNKKVDIKNLISKINNIKNNEEKTQNNLIKNNDHLNQKIINKKHINFEQFLKIFMNIYSQPISLHDLIKYFQIFDNENKGYMDIEKLKYMLTNSDEKITEEDFKLFLDSINSKNKDTIDYVILSKMIKNLS; via the coding sequence ATGCAGGTGAATTTCCCAGAAGACAAAATTGATTtgtttgaaaaaaattttaactTAATTGAtaacaataatgataaaaaaattagcGCAGAAGAATTTAAAATACTCATACGTGTCTTAGGACAAACAATAAGTGAAAAAGATTTGGatgaaataattaataagcATTTTGAAGATGGTATAGATGAATGTGTTAAAGACCAAAAggataatgaagaaaaaaataataaatcttttaataatGTAAACAAAAAAgttgatattaaaaatttaatatccaaaattaataatataaaaaataatgaagaaaaaacacaaaataatttaattaaaaataatgatcatttaaatcaaaaaataataaataaaaaacatattaattttgaacaatttttaaaaatttttatgaatatatattctcaACCTATATCATTACatgatttaattaaatattttcaaatatttgataatgaaaataaggGTTATATGGATATCgagaaattaaaatatatgctAACAAATTCTGATGAAAAAATTACAGAAGAGGACTTTAAATTGTTTTTGGATTCCATAAATTCCAAAAACAAAGATACAATTGATTATGTTATTTTGtcaaaaatgataaaaaatttatcttaa
- a CDS encoding 28 kDa ookinete surface protein codes for MNTYFKIFLFFFIQLYITLNKAKVTENTICKYGYLIQMSNHYECKCNEGYVLVNEDTCGKKVVCDKDENLFRACDEYAYCFDIGYKNNEKQIKCMCRTEYTLTDGVCVPNVCRDKVCGKGKCIVDPSNSLTYTCSCNIGTIINQNKLCDTQGDTPCSLKCEENEMCTLEGNYYTCKEDPSSNGGGNNVEQPNTSYSIINGATLIQVLIICTMFIKLLI; via the coding sequence atgaatacatattttaagatatttctttttttttttattcaactTTACATAACGTTGAATAAAGCTAAGGTTACTGAAAATACGATATGTAAATATGGTTATTTAATTCAGATGAGTAATCATTATGAATGTAAGTGTAATGAAGGATATGTATTAGTAAATGAGGATACATGTGGAAAAAAGGTAGTCTGTGATAAAGATGAAAATCTATTTAGAGCTTGTGACGAATACGCTTATTGTTTCGATAtaggatataaaaataatgaaaaacaGATAAAATGTATGTGTAGAACAGAATATACTTTAACTGATGGAGTATGTGTTCCTAACGTTTGTCGAGATAAAGTATGTGGCAAAGGAAAATGTATTGTAGATCCTTCAAATTCTTTAACATATACATGCTCATGCAATATAGGTACTATAATTAACCAGAATAAATTATGTGATACACAAGGTGATACACCATGTTCATTAAAAtgtgaagaaaatgaaatgtGTACATTAGAAggaaattattatacatgTAAAGAAGATCCTTCATCTAATGGAGGAGGAAATAATGTTGAACAGCCTAATACATCATATAGTATAATAAACGGAGCAACACTAATACAGGTTTTGATTATATGCACAatgtttattaaattattaatataa
- a CDS encoding 25 kDa ookinete surface antigen precursor: MNKLYSLFLFLFIQLSIKYYNAKVTVDTVCKRGFLIQMSGHLECKCENDLVLLNEETCEEKVLKCDEKTVNKPCGDFSKCIKIDGNPISYACKCNLGYDMVNNVCIPNECKNVTCGNGKCILDTSNPVKTGVCSCDIGKVPNAEDKNKCSKDGETTCTLKCLKENETCKAVNGIYKCDCQDGFIMDNESSVCTAFSVYNILNLSIIFILFSVCSFII, from the coding sequence atgaataagcTTTACAGTTTGtttcttttccttttcatTCAACTAAgcattaaatattataatgcaAAGGTTACCGTGGACACTGTATGTAAAAGAGGATTTTTAATTCAGATGAGTGGACATTTGGAATGTAAATGTGAGAATGATTTggttttattaaatgaagaaacATGTGAAGAAAAAGTTCTTAAATGTGATGAAAAGACTGTAAATAAACCATGTGGAGATTTTTCcaaatgtattaaaataGATGGTAATCCAATTTCATACGCTTGTAAATGTAATCTTGGATATGATATGGTAAATAATGTTTGTATACCAAATGAATGTAAAAATGTAACTTGTGGTAACGGTAAATGTATATTAGATACAAGCAATCCTGTTAAAACTGGAGTATGCTCATGTGATATAGGCAAAGTTCCCAATGcagaagataaaaataaatgctCAAAAGATGGAGAAACCACATGCACATTAAAATgcttaaaagaaaatgaaacatGTAAAGCTGTTAATGGAATTTATAAATGTGATTGTCAAGATGGATTCATAATGGATAATGAAAGTTCTGTATGTACTGCTTTTTCagtatataacattttaaatttaagcattatttttatactatTTTCAGTAtgttcttttataatataa